In the Caenorhabditis elegans chromosome X genome, one interval contains:
- the wrk-1 gene encoding Ig-like domain-containing protein (Confirmed by transcript evidence), whose protein sequence is MMKLVLLILGLLIASTSAQIRTKGGTLIAKEGESLTLRCEVEDPSVAIIWRKNTEVVAVDDEILDTYGGYEISMEGSTSVLTIKRVEPINSANYSCALAEPEVSVTFVIKVQVKPLVVISPDTGVYHARVGEKNLVITCHVKEGNPKPGVVWTKQFKAAKLPEDIKREHGGARIVITEVKKHHAGKYNCLAENIAGSDRATIDIHVAEPLQGEREEKPWVKNEDTFIPVRKNQNASFWCTYDGTPVPQVEWLFNGYKINFNDEKFKKTSETAQRLNGYSKSTLTVGDISEEAFGDYACRISNKLGSVTAVVHVSGRPGPPQLSFDESELTWTVRAFDKILEYQLCHRLENADHFLPEDCNSVRVKKSDNNGDDKWTHTIDLSTFLEHGNKYHVQLKARNALGWGSMAKDALHVELQRIEKEEAKGASIISIISSILVTLVTMYLLF, encoded by the exons atGATGAAATTGGTTCTGCTGATTCTTGGACTTTTGATAGCATCGACAAGTGCTCAAATTAGGACAAAAGGTGGAACATTAATT gcaAAAGAAGGAGAATCTCTCACCTTGAGATGCGAAGTTGAGGACCCATCGGTTGCAATTATTTGGAGGAAGAACACAGAAGTCGTCGCTGTTGACGATGAGATTCTCGACACCTACGGAGGATACGAAATCTCGATGGAAGGCTCG ACATCTGTGCTCACCATCAAGAGAGTCGAGCCAATCAACTCGGCTAACTACTCGTGCGCATTGGCAGAGCCGGAAGTCAGTGTCACTTTTGTCATCAAAGTGCAAG TTAAACCACTTGTCGTCATCTCTCCAGACACTGGTGTCTATCATGCTCGGGTTGGAGAAAAGAATCTGGTGATCACATGCCACGTGAAGGAAGGAAACCCAAAACCAGGAGTGGTTTGGACCAAACAG TTTAAGGCTGCCAAATTGCCAGAGGATATTAAGCGCGAGCACGGAGGAGCCAGAATTGTTATCACCGAAGTGAAGAAGCACCATGCTGGGAAGTACAACTGTTTGGCAGAGAACATCGCAGGATCGGACAGAGCTACAATTGACATACATGTTGCTG AGCCGCTCCAAGGAGAACGCGAAG aaaagccATGGGTGAAAAATGAGGACACGTTCATTCCGGTGCGCAAAAACCAAAACGCATCATTCTGGTGTACTTATGACGGAACTCCAGTGCCGCAAGTCGAGTGGCTCTTCAATGGTTACAAGATTAAC TTCAATGACGAGAAGTTCAAGAAAACTTCGGAAACGGCTCAAAGGCTTAATGGATACAGCAAGTCTACGCTGACTGTTGGCGACATTTCCGAAGAAGCTTTCGGGGACTACGCGTGCCGAATTTCCAACAAACTCGGATCCGTCACCGCTGTGGTGCACGTTAGTG GAAGACCAGGTCCACCACAACTTTCTTTTGACGAATCTGAGCTCACGTGGACTGTTCGCGCCTTTGACAAGATTCTCGAATACCAGCTTTGCCACCGATTAGAAAATGCGGATCACTTTCTGCCGGAGGACTGCAACAGTGTCAGAGTGAAGAAGAGCGATAATAATGGTGATGACAAATGGACACATACCATCGATCTTAGCACATTCTTGGAGCACGGAAACAAGTACCATGTTCAGTTGAAGGCCAGAAACGCTTTGGGTTGGGGAAGCATGGCAAAAGACGCATTGCATGTTGAATTGCAGAGAATTGAAAAgg aggAGGCAAAAGGAGCATCAATCATTTCTATCATATCATCAATTCTGGTTACATTAGTCACAATGtatcttttattttaa
- the wrk-1 gene encoding Ig-like domain-containing protein (Confirmed by transcript evidence), which translates to MMKLVLLILGLLIASTSAQIRTKGGTLIAKEGESLTLRCEVEDPSVAIIWRKNTEVVAVDDEILDTYGGYEISMEGSTSVLTIKRVEPINSANYSCALAEPEVSVTFVIKVQVKPLVVISPDTGVYHARVGEKNLVITCHVKEGNPKPGVVWTKQAAKLPEDIKREHGGARIVITEVKKHHAGKYNCLAENIAGSDRATIDIHVAEPLQGEREEKPWVKNEDTFIPVRKNQNASFWCTYDGTPVPQVEWLFNGYKINFNDEKFKKTSETAQRLNGYSKSTLTVGDISEEAFGDYACRISNKLGSVTAVVHVSGRPGPPQLSFDESELTWTVRAFDKILEYQLCHRLENADHFLPEDCNSVRVKKSDNNGDDKWTHTIDLSTFLEHGNKYHVQLKARNALGWGSMAKDALHVELQRIEKEEAKGASIISIISSILVTLVTMYLLF; encoded by the exons atGATGAAATTGGTTCTGCTGATTCTTGGACTTTTGATAGCATCGACAAGTGCTCAAATTAGGACAAAAGGTGGAACATTAATT gcaAAAGAAGGAGAATCTCTCACCTTGAGATGCGAAGTTGAGGACCCATCGGTTGCAATTATTTGGAGGAAGAACACAGAAGTCGTCGCTGTTGACGATGAGATTCTCGACACCTACGGAGGATACGAAATCTCGATGGAAGGCTCG ACATCTGTGCTCACCATCAAGAGAGTCGAGCCAATCAACTCGGCTAACTACTCGTGCGCATTGGCAGAGCCGGAAGTCAGTGTCACTTTTGTCATCAAAGTGCAAG TTAAACCACTTGTCGTCATCTCTCCAGACACTGGTGTCTATCATGCTCGGGTTGGAGAAAAGAATCTGGTGATCACATGCCACGTGAAGGAAGGAAACCCAAAACCAGGAGTGGTTTGGACCAAACAG GCTGCCAAATTGCCAGAGGATATTAAGCGCGAGCACGGAGGAGCCAGAATTGTTATCACCGAAGTGAAGAAGCACCATGCTGGGAAGTACAACTGTTTGGCAGAGAACATCGCAGGATCGGACAGAGCTACAATTGACATACATGTTGCTG AGCCGCTCCAAGGAGAACGCGAAG aaaagccATGGGTGAAAAATGAGGACACGTTCATTCCGGTGCGCAAAAACCAAAACGCATCATTCTGGTGTACTTATGACGGAACTCCAGTGCCGCAAGTCGAGTGGCTCTTCAATGGTTACAAGATTAAC TTCAATGACGAGAAGTTCAAGAAAACTTCGGAAACGGCTCAAAGGCTTAATGGATACAGCAAGTCTACGCTGACTGTTGGCGACATTTCCGAAGAAGCTTTCGGGGACTACGCGTGCCGAATTTCCAACAAACTCGGATCCGTCACCGCTGTGGTGCACGTTAGTG GAAGACCAGGTCCACCACAACTTTCTTTTGACGAATCTGAGCTCACGTGGACTGTTCGCGCCTTTGACAAGATTCTCGAATACCAGCTTTGCCACCGATTAGAAAATGCGGATCACTTTCTGCCGGAGGACTGCAACAGTGTCAGAGTGAAGAAGAGCGATAATAATGGTGATGACAAATGGACACATACCATCGATCTTAGCACATTCTTGGAGCACGGAAACAAGTACCATGTTCAGTTGAAGGCCAGAAACGCTTTGGGTTGGGGAAGCATGGCAAAAGACGCATTGCATGTTGAATTGCAGAGAATTGAAAAgg aggAGGCAAAAGGAGCATCAATCATTTCTATCATATCATCAATTCTGGTTACATTAGTCACAATGtatcttttattttaa
- the wrk-1 gene encoding Ig-like domain-containing protein (Confirmed by transcript evidence) yields the protein MMKLVLLILGLLIASTSAQIRTKGGTLIAKEGESLTLRCEVEDPSVAIIWRKNTEVVAVDDEILDTYGGYEISMEGSTSVLTIKRVEPINSANYSCALAEPEVSVTFVIKVQVKPLVVISPDTGVYHARVGEKNLVITCHVKEGNPKPGVVWTKQAAKLPEDIKREHGGARIVITEVKKHHAGKYNCLAENIAGSDRATIDIHVAEKPWVKNEDTFIPVRKNQNASFWCTYDGTPVPQVEWLFNGYKINFNDEKFKKTSETAQRLNGYSKSTLTVGDISEEAFGDYACRISNKLGSVTAVVHVSGRPGPPQLSFDESELTWTVRAFDKILEYQLCHRLENADHFLPEDCNSVRVKKSDNNGDDKWTHTIDLSTFLEHGNKYHVQLKARNALGWGSMAKDALHVELQRIEKEEAKGASIISIISSILVTLVTMYLLF from the exons atGATGAAATTGGTTCTGCTGATTCTTGGACTTTTGATAGCATCGACAAGTGCTCAAATTAGGACAAAAGGTGGAACATTAATT gcaAAAGAAGGAGAATCTCTCACCTTGAGATGCGAAGTTGAGGACCCATCGGTTGCAATTATTTGGAGGAAGAACACAGAAGTCGTCGCTGTTGACGATGAGATTCTCGACACCTACGGAGGATACGAAATCTCGATGGAAGGCTCG ACATCTGTGCTCACCATCAAGAGAGTCGAGCCAATCAACTCGGCTAACTACTCGTGCGCATTGGCAGAGCCGGAAGTCAGTGTCACTTTTGTCATCAAAGTGCAAG TTAAACCACTTGTCGTCATCTCTCCAGACACTGGTGTCTATCATGCTCGGGTTGGAGAAAAGAATCTGGTGATCACATGCCACGTGAAGGAAGGAAACCCAAAACCAGGAGTGGTTTGGACCAAACAG GCTGCCAAATTGCCAGAGGATATTAAGCGCGAGCACGGAGGAGCCAGAATTGTTATCACCGAAGTGAAGAAGCACCATGCTGGGAAGTACAACTGTTTGGCAGAGAACATCGCAGGATCGGACAGAGCTACAATTGACATACATGTTGCTG aaaagccATGGGTGAAAAATGAGGACACGTTCATTCCGGTGCGCAAAAACCAAAACGCATCATTCTGGTGTACTTATGACGGAACTCCAGTGCCGCAAGTCGAGTGGCTCTTCAATGGTTACAAGATTAAC TTCAATGACGAGAAGTTCAAGAAAACTTCGGAAACGGCTCAAAGGCTTAATGGATACAGCAAGTCTACGCTGACTGTTGGCGACATTTCCGAAGAAGCTTTCGGGGACTACGCGTGCCGAATTTCCAACAAACTCGGATCCGTCACCGCTGTGGTGCACGTTAGTG GAAGACCAGGTCCACCACAACTTTCTTTTGACGAATCTGAGCTCACGTGGACTGTTCGCGCCTTTGACAAGATTCTCGAATACCAGCTTTGCCACCGATTAGAAAATGCGGATCACTTTCTGCCGGAGGACTGCAACAGTGTCAGAGTGAAGAAGAGCGATAATAATGGTGATGACAAATGGACACATACCATCGATCTTAGCACATTCTTGGAGCACGGAAACAAGTACCATGTTCAGTTGAAGGCCAGAAACGCTTTGGGTTGGGGAAGCATGGCAAAAGACGCATTGCATGTTGAATTGCAGAGAATTGAAAAgg aggAGGCAAAAGGAGCATCAATCATTTCTATCATATCATCAATTCTGGTTACATTAGTCACAATGtatcttttattttaa
- the wrk-1 gene encoding Ig-like domain-containing protein (Confirmed by transcript evidence): protein MMKLVLLILGLLIASTSAQIRTKGGTLIAKEGESLTLRCEVEDPSVAIIWRKNTEVVAVDDEILDTYGGYEISMEGSTSVLTIKRVEPINSANYSCALAEPEVSVTFVIKVQVFKPTQVSVKPLVVISPDTGVYHARVGEKNLVITCHVKEGNPKPGVVWTKQAAKLPEDIKREHGGARIVITEVKKHHAGKYNCLAENIAGSDRATIDIHVAEPLQGEREEKPWVKNEDTFIPVRKNQNASFWCTYDGTPVPQVEWLFNGYKINFNDEKFKKTSETAQRLNGYSKSTLTVGDISEEAFGDYACRISNKLGSVTAVVHVSGRPGPPQLSFDESELTWTVRAFDKILEYQLCHRLENADHFLPEDCNSVRVKKSDNNGDDKWTHTIDLSTFLEHGNKYHVQLKARNALGWGSMAKDALHVELQRIEKEEAKGASIISIISSILVTLVTMYLLF, encoded by the exons atGATGAAATTGGTTCTGCTGATTCTTGGACTTTTGATAGCATCGACAAGTGCTCAAATTAGGACAAAAGGTGGAACATTAATT gcaAAAGAAGGAGAATCTCTCACCTTGAGATGCGAAGTTGAGGACCCATCGGTTGCAATTATTTGGAGGAAGAACACAGAAGTCGTCGCTGTTGACGATGAGATTCTCGACACCTACGGAGGATACGAAATCTCGATGGAAGGCTCG ACATCTGTGCTCACCATCAAGAGAGTCGAGCCAATCAACTCGGCTAACTACTCGTGCGCATTGGCAGAGCCGGAAGTCAGTGTCACTTTTGTCATCAAAGTGCAAG ttttcaaaccCACTCAAGTTTCAGTTAAACCACTTGTCGTCATCTCTCCAGACACTGGTGTCTATCATGCTCGGGTTGGAGAAAAGAATCTGGTGATCACATGCCACGTGAAGGAAGGAAACCCAAAACCAGGAGTGGTTTGGACCAAACAG GCTGCCAAATTGCCAGAGGATATTAAGCGCGAGCACGGAGGAGCCAGAATTGTTATCACCGAAGTGAAGAAGCACCATGCTGGGAAGTACAACTGTTTGGCAGAGAACATCGCAGGATCGGACAGAGCTACAATTGACATACATGTTGCTG AGCCGCTCCAAGGAGAACGCGAAG aaaagccATGGGTGAAAAATGAGGACACGTTCATTCCGGTGCGCAAAAACCAAAACGCATCATTCTGGTGTACTTATGACGGAACTCCAGTGCCGCAAGTCGAGTGGCTCTTCAATGGTTACAAGATTAAC TTCAATGACGAGAAGTTCAAGAAAACTTCGGAAACGGCTCAAAGGCTTAATGGATACAGCAAGTCTACGCTGACTGTTGGCGACATTTCCGAAGAAGCTTTCGGGGACTACGCGTGCCGAATTTCCAACAAACTCGGATCCGTCACCGCTGTGGTGCACGTTAGTG GAAGACCAGGTCCACCACAACTTTCTTTTGACGAATCTGAGCTCACGTGGACTGTTCGCGCCTTTGACAAGATTCTCGAATACCAGCTTTGCCACCGATTAGAAAATGCGGATCACTTTCTGCCGGAGGACTGCAACAGTGTCAGAGTGAAGAAGAGCGATAATAATGGTGATGACAAATGGACACATACCATCGATCTTAGCACATTCTTGGAGCACGGAAACAAGTACCATGTTCAGTTGAAGGCCAGAAACGCTTTGGGTTGGGGAAGCATGGCAAAAGACGCATTGCATGTTGAATTGCAGAGAATTGAAAAgg aggAGGCAAAAGGAGCATCAATCATTTCTATCATATCATCAATTCTGGTTACATTAGTCACAATGtatcttttattttaa
- the wrk-1 gene encoding Ig-like domain-containing protein (Confirmed by transcript evidence) yields the protein MMKLVLLILGLLIASTSAQIRTKGGTLIAKEGESLTLRCEVEDPSVAIIWRKNTEVVAVDDEILDTYGGYEISMEGSTSVLTIKRVEPINSANYSCALAEPEVSVTFVIKVQVKPLVVISPDTGVYHARVGEKNLVITCHVKEGNPKPGVVWTKQAAKLPEDIKREHGGARIVITEVKKHHAGKYNCLAENIAGSDRATIDIHVAEPLQGEREGRPGPPQLSFDESELTWTVRAFDKILEYQLCHRLENADHFLPEDCNSVRVKKSDNNGDDKWTHTIDLSTFLEHGNKYHVQLKARNALGWGSMAKDALHVELQRIEKEEAKGASIISIISSILVTLVTMYLLF from the exons atGATGAAATTGGTTCTGCTGATTCTTGGACTTTTGATAGCATCGACAAGTGCTCAAATTAGGACAAAAGGTGGAACATTAATT gcaAAAGAAGGAGAATCTCTCACCTTGAGATGCGAAGTTGAGGACCCATCGGTTGCAATTATTTGGAGGAAGAACACAGAAGTCGTCGCTGTTGACGATGAGATTCTCGACACCTACGGAGGATACGAAATCTCGATGGAAGGCTCG ACATCTGTGCTCACCATCAAGAGAGTCGAGCCAATCAACTCGGCTAACTACTCGTGCGCATTGGCAGAGCCGGAAGTCAGTGTCACTTTTGTCATCAAAGTGCAAG TTAAACCACTTGTCGTCATCTCTCCAGACACTGGTGTCTATCATGCTCGGGTTGGAGAAAAGAATCTGGTGATCACATGCCACGTGAAGGAAGGAAACCCAAAACCAGGAGTGGTTTGGACCAAACAG GCTGCCAAATTGCCAGAGGATATTAAGCGCGAGCACGGAGGAGCCAGAATTGTTATCACCGAAGTGAAGAAGCACCATGCTGGGAAGTACAACTGTTTGGCAGAGAACATCGCAGGATCGGACAGAGCTACAATTGACATACATGTTGCTG AGCCGCTCCAAGGAGAACGCGAAG GAAGACCAGGTCCACCACAACTTTCTTTTGACGAATCTGAGCTCACGTGGACTGTTCGCGCCTTTGACAAGATTCTCGAATACCAGCTTTGCCACCGATTAGAAAATGCGGATCACTTTCTGCCGGAGGACTGCAACAGTGTCAGAGTGAAGAAGAGCGATAATAATGGTGATGACAAATGGACACATACCATCGATCTTAGCACATTCTTGGAGCACGGAAACAAGTACCATGTTCAGTTGAAGGCCAGAAACGCTTTGGGTTGGGGAAGCATGGCAAAAGACGCATTGCATGTTGAATTGCAGAGAATTGAAAAgg aggAGGCAAAAGGAGCATCAATCATTTCTATCATATCATCAATTCTGGTTACATTAGTCACAATGtatcttttattttaa